The following are encoded in a window of Flavobacterium cupriresistens genomic DNA:
- a CDS encoding arylsulfatase, translating into MKKFIKFKSMVFIAFMCFFLTGLQAQKNKKMNVLVIMGDDIGWFNPSCYNRGLMGFRTPNIDRIASEGALFMTWYAQQSCTAGRAAFITGQSPIRTGLTKVGIPGADVGLKPEDPTIAELLKGQGYATGQFGKNHLGDKDEFLPTMHGFDEFFGNLYHLNAEEEPESPDYPKNPEFKKAFEPRGVMHTWVNADGTQKIEDTGALTIERMRTVDTEFTNAAMDFMDKQVKADKPFFCYFNSTRMHIFTHLSKEYEGKTGLGLQADGMTEHDDDIGKLLKKLDDLGISENTIVIYTTDNGTELMTWPDGGSTPFRGEKATNWEGGYRVPTVIRWPGVIKPGTIYTTDMFAHEDILPTVVAAAGEPDVVQKCLKGYKVGKKSFKVHLDGYNLIPFFKGEVKESPRKEFIYWSDDGDVFAIRYGRWKTVFIEQNNEGLDIWRKEFEKLRLPNIFDMYIDPFERGDKSLLYDNWLVHHVYLNYGSTALVANWLQSFKEFPPRQKPASFNLDEVMAKMTQAKN; encoded by the coding sequence ATGAAAAAATTTATCAAATTTAAAAGCATGGTTTTTATTGCTTTTATGTGTTTTTTTCTAACAGGATTGCAAGCACAAAAGAATAAAAAAATGAACGTTTTAGTGATTATGGGTGACGACATCGGTTGGTTTAACCCAAGTTGCTATAATCGAGGCCTTATGGGTTTTAGAACACCTAATATCGATCGCATTGCGAGTGAAGGAGCCTTATTTATGACCTGGTATGCACAGCAAAGTTGTACTGCCGGTCGTGCCGCCTTTATAACAGGGCAATCACCCATCCGAACCGGACTTACAAAAGTTGGAATTCCCGGTGCAGATGTGGGTTTGAAACCCGAAGACCCTACCATCGCAGAATTGTTAAAAGGACAGGGATATGCAACCGGGCAATTTGGTAAAAACCATCTTGGAGACAAAGACGAATTCTTACCAACAATGCATGGATTTGATGAGTTTTTCGGTAATCTCTATCATCTTAATGCAGAAGAAGAGCCAGAAAGTCCCGATTATCCAAAGAATCCCGAATTCAAAAAAGCCTTCGAGCCACGTGGTGTAATGCATACTTGGGTGAATGCAGACGGAACACAGAAAATAGAAGATACAGGAGCTCTTACCATTGAAAGAATGAGAACTGTAGACACTGAATTTACCAATGCGGCAATGGATTTTATGGACAAACAAGTTAAGGCCGACAAACCATTCTTTTGTTATTTCAATTCGACCAGGATGCATATTTTTACCCATCTTAGTAAGGAATATGAGGGTAAAACAGGCCTTGGTTTGCAGGCTGATGGTATGACGGAGCATGATGATGATATTGGTAAATTACTAAAAAAACTGGATGATCTTGGCATTTCAGAAAATACAATTGTCATCTATACAACCGATAATGGTACCGAATTAATGACATGGCCAGATGGAGGAAGCACTCCTTTTCGAGGAGAAAAAGCAACCAATTGGGAAGGTGGGTATCGCGTACCGACTGTAATTCGCTGGCCTGGTGTAATCAAACCCGGCACAATTTATACTACAGACATGTTTGCACATGAAGATATATTGCCAACGGTGGTTGCTGCTGCCGGCGAACCGGATGTAGTGCAGAAGTGTCTTAAAGGATACAAAGTAGGTAAAAAGAGCTTTAAAGTACATCTTGACGGATATAATCTGATTCCGTTTTTTAAAGGAGAAGTAAAAGAATCACCGCGTAAAGAATTTATCTATTGGAGTGATGATGGTGATGTTTTTGCCATTCGTTACGGAAGATGGAAAACGGTTTTTATCGAACAAAATAATGAAGGATTGGATATCTGGAGAAAAGAGTTTGAGAAATTAAGACTGCCTAACATATTTGATATGTATATCGATCCATTTGAACGTGGAGACAAATCGTTGCTGTATGATAACTGGCTTGTACACCATGTTTATTTAAATTACGGATCTACTGCTTTAGTGGCAAATTGGCTGCAATCTTTTAAAGAATTTCCGCCAAGACAAAAACCGGCAAGTTTTAATTTAGATGAAGTCATGGCAAAAATGACTCAGGCTAAAAATTAA
- a CDS encoding 5' nucleotidase, NT5C type — MNKKTIAIDMDGVIADIETHLITFYKEKHGIEISREGIQGLSEEKAFPIKEDLHSIVNSKGFFRTIPVMPDAVESLRLLQENFEIFIVSAAMEFPVSLGEKFEWLKEHFPFIGWENIILCGSKRIINTDYMIDDHPKNLDSFTGKPIMFTSFHNTEKENYLRVNTWKEAVAFLHQTL, encoded by the coding sequence ATGAATAAGAAAACAATTGCAATTGATATGGATGGCGTGATTGCCGATATCGAAACCCATTTAATTACCTTTTATAAGGAAAAACACGGGATAGAAATCTCGAGAGAAGGCATTCAGGGTTTAAGTGAGGAAAAGGCATTTCCAATTAAAGAAGATTTGCACAGTATTGTGAATTCTAAGGGTTTCTTTCGAACAATTCCGGTAATGCCTGATGCAGTCGAAAGTTTGCGTTTATTACAGGAAAATTTTGAAATCTTTATCGTTTCTGCTGCGATGGAATTTCCGGTGTCGCTCGGAGAAAAATTCGAATGGCTCAAAGAACATTTTCCTTTTATTGGCTGGGAAAACATCATTTTATGCGGAAGCAAAAGAATCATCAATACAGACTATATGATTGATGATCATCCAAAGAATTTAGATTCATTTACAGGCAAACCAATTATGTTTACTTCATTCCACAATACAGAGAAAGAAAACTATTTGCGGGTAAATACATGGAAAGAAGCTGTAGCTTTTTTACACCAAACATTGTAA
- a CDS encoding efflux RND transporter permease subunit: MFNKFIQRPVLSIVISLIIVFLGVLSVLNLPITQFPSISPPMVNVTADYPGSNGELMIKSVVIPLERALNGVPGMKYMTSDAGNDGEASIQVVFNLGTDPNQAAINVQNRVASVTNKLPPLVVREGVKITREVPSMLMYVNLYSTDKNTDMKFLYNYADINVLSELKRVNGVGSGDILGTREYAMRIWLKPDRMLAYKISADEVMEALSSQSLEASPGKTGESSGKRSQAFEYVLKYSGRFTNKEQYENIVVRSNSNGELLRLKDIAKVEFGSSMYDIYSNLNGRPSAAIVLKQSFGSNANQVIEDVKAKLEKIKQKFPKGMEYEISYDVSKFLDASIEKVIHTLIEAFILVGLVVFLFLGDWRSTVIPAIAVPVSLVGTFVFMQFFDISLNLITLFALVLAIGVVVDDAIVVIEAVHAKMEEEHLSAFKATKKAMHEIAGAIIAITFLMAAVFIPVAFMSGPVGVFYRQFSITMATAIILSGIVALTLTPALCAMMLKNNHGKPKKKTPVNRFIDGFNNKFNLAQGKYQNVLAKIVDRKVVTIVVLLGFCAGTWLVSSTVPSGFIPNEDQGMFYAIIQTPPGSSLERTNHIAEELQKEAEKIDGVKSVSSLAGYEILTEGTGSNAGTCLINLKDWNDRKESVQEIMIELEERSKDIPGANIEFFQPPAVPGYGAAGGFELRLLDKTGTSDFKKLEAVNKEFVEELNKRPELTNVFSFFSASFPQYMMKVDNDLAQQKGVSIENAMNTLSTLVGSNYEISFIKYGINYKVIVQAAPEYRAQPDDILKLYVKNNRDEMVPFSAFMKLEKVYGLSEITRHNMYTSTEISGGAAPGYSSGTAIKVIQEVAAKKLPRGYDIDWAGISADEVAQGNQAIWVFLICLGFVYLVLAAQYESFILPLSVIFSLPAGIFGAFLLLKLTGLENNIYAQVAMVMLIGLLGKNAVLIVEFAIQRHAAGKSVFESAMEGSKARFRPILMTSFAFIAGLLPLAFATGPGKIGNRTIGTAAAGGMLIGTICGVFIIPGLYYIFAKISEKHKLVKHEEENPLTEEIDNNHV; the protein is encoded by the coding sequence ATGTTTAATAAATTTATTCAAAGACCTGTACTGTCGATTGTAATATCGTTGATCATTGTCTTTTTAGGGGTATTGTCGGTACTAAATTTACCGATTACCCAATTCCCTTCGATTTCTCCTCCAATGGTAAACGTTACAGCAGATTACCCTGGATCTAACGGAGAGTTGATGATCAAATCGGTTGTTATTCCTTTAGAAAGAGCCCTAAATGGTGTACCGGGAATGAAATATATGACTTCTGATGCCGGTAACGACGGTGAGGCGAGTATACAAGTGGTTTTTAATTTAGGTACAGACCCAAATCAAGCAGCCATTAACGTTCAAAACCGTGTCGCTTCAGTTACCAATAAACTACCTCCGTTAGTAGTAAGAGAGGGAGTAAAGATTACCCGTGAAGTTCCGAGTATGTTGATGTATGTGAATCTTTACAGCACGGATAAAAATACCGACATGAAGTTTCTATACAATTATGCCGATATCAATGTATTGTCAGAATTGAAAAGGGTTAACGGTGTTGGATCAGGAGATATTTTAGGAACGCGTGAATATGCCATGCGTATCTGGTTAAAACCCGATAGAATGTTGGCGTATAAAATTTCTGCCGACGAGGTAATGGAAGCATTATCAAGTCAGAGTTTGGAAGCTTCGCCGGGTAAAACAGGAGAAAGTTCCGGTAAACGCTCTCAGGCATTTGAATATGTATTGAAATATTCAGGACGTTTTACAAACAAAGAGCAATACGAGAATATTGTAGTACGATCGAATAGCAATGGGGAACTTTTGCGTTTGAAAGATATTGCAAAAGTAGAATTTGGAAGTTCAATGTATGATATTTATTCGAATTTGAATGGAAGACCTTCTGCCGCAATTGTACTAAAACAATCTTTCGGAAGTAACGCCAATCAGGTTATTGAAGACGTAAAAGCCAAACTGGAAAAAATTAAGCAAAAGTTTCCAAAAGGAATGGAGTATGAAATCTCGTATGACGTTTCTAAATTCCTTGATGCTTCTATCGAAAAAGTAATTCACACTTTGATTGAAGCTTTTATTCTGGTAGGATTAGTGGTATTCCTTTTCTTAGGAGACTGGCGTTCTACCGTTATTCCGGCAATTGCCGTACCGGTTTCGTTGGTTGGAACTTTTGTGTTCATGCAATTTTTCGATATTTCATTGAATTTGATTACGTTATTCGCTTTGGTTTTGGCAATTGGGGTCGTCGTCGATGATGCGATTGTGGTTATTGAAGCCGTTCACGCCAAGATGGAAGAAGAACATCTTTCAGCCTTTAAAGCGACTAAAAAAGCGATGCATGAGATCGCTGGAGCTATTATCGCAATTACGTTCCTGATGGCTGCCGTATTTATTCCGGTTGCTTTTATGTCCGGTCCGGTTGGGGTATTTTACAGACAGTTTTCGATTACAATGGCTACCGCAATTATACTTTCGGGTATTGTGGCCTTGACTTTGACACCGGCACTTTGTGCAATGATGTTAAAAAATAATCATGGTAAGCCTAAAAAGAAAACACCGGTAAACAGGTTTATAGATGGTTTCAACAATAAGTTTAATCTGGCGCAGGGTAAATACCAAAATGTATTAGCCAAAATTGTAGACAGAAAAGTAGTTACTATAGTGGTACTTCTTGGTTTTTGTGCCGGAACCTGGCTGGTAAGCAGCACTGTTCCTTCCGGATTTATTCCAAATGAGGATCAGGGAATGTTTTATGCAATTATTCAGACACCACCGGGATCTTCATTAGAAAGAACCAATCATATTGCTGAGGAATTACAGAAAGAAGCCGAAAAAATAGACGGTGTAAAATCAGTTTCTTCATTGGCCGGTTATGAAATTTTGACAGAGGGTACAGGATCGAATGCAGGAACTTGTTTGATCAACCTGAAAGACTGGAACGATCGTAAAGAATCGGTTCAGGAAATTATGATAGAGCTTGAAGAAAGATCAAAAGATATCCCGGGTGCTAATATTGAATTTTTCCAGCCGCCAGCCGTACCGGGATATGGAGCAGCAGGAGGATTTGAACTTCGTTTATTGGATAAAACTGGTACCAGTGATTTCAAAAAACTGGAAGCGGTTAATAAAGAGTTTGTAGAAGAATTAAACAAACGTCCCGAGTTAACTAACGTATTTAGTTTCTTTAGTGCCAGTTTTCCTCAGTATATGATGAAAGTGGACAATGATTTGGCACAACAAAAAGGAGTTTCTATCGAAAATGCGATGAATACTTTGTCTACTCTTGTCGGAAGTAACTATGAAATCAGTTTTATTAAATACGGAATTAATTATAAAGTAATCGTTCAGGCAGCACCGGAATACCGTGCACAACCGGACGACATTTTAAAACTGTATGTGAAGAATAACCGCGACGAAATGGTGCCGTTTTCTGCCTTCATGAAATTAGAAAAAGTATACGGTCTTTCGGAAATTACGAGACACAATATGTATACGTCTACAGAAATTAGTGGTGGAGCAGCTCCGGGATATAGTTCCGGTACAGCCATTAAAGTAATTCAGGAAGTTGCCGCCAAAAAACTACCAAGAGGATATGACATTGACTGGGCAGGTATTTCTGCCGATGAGGTGGCACAAGGGAATCAGGCCATTTGGGTATTTTTGATTTGTTTAGGGTTTGTATACCTGGTTTTAGCAGCACAATACGAAAGTTTCATTCTTCCGTTATCCGTAATTTTCTCTTTACCGGCAGGTATTTTCGGAGCTTTCCTTTTATTAAAACTAACAGGATTAGAGAACAATATTTATGCGCAGGTTGCGATGGTAATGCTTATTGGTTTACTGGGTAAAAATGCCGTATTGATTGTAGAGTTTGCAATCCAAAGACATGCTGCAGGAAAATCAGTTTTTGAGTCGGCTATGGAAGGATCAAAAGCAAGGTTCCGTCCTATTTTAATGACTTCATTTGCTTTTATCGCAGGATTATTACCGCTTGCTTTTGCTACTGGTCCGGGTAAAATCGGTAACAGAACTATTGGTACTGCGGCTGCAGGAGGTATGCTTATAGGAACCATTTGTGGGGTATTTATTATTCCGGGATTGTATTACATTTTTGCCAAAATCTCAGAGAAACACAAATTGGTAAAACATGAAGAAGAGAATCCATTAACAGAAGAAATTGACAATAATCATGTATAA
- a CDS encoding porin family protein, with product MKNFILALLLCISVNGFAQLIQFGPQFSTNITSAVTDDFSSKSSGTGIGVAGFARVNLLLFYGQAEFGYTQSKFSVSQTGIGETQYEVAGTDATLIAGFKVVPLGKLGNIRLFVGYNWKNYSSIDASNNLNYIPFERNNGSVLGGVGVDLWKFTLDYRYLAGLTDLDASNRELKTGISNISLGYKFL from the coding sequence ATGAAAAACTTCATTTTAGCATTGTTATTATGTATAAGTGTAAATGGTTTTGCACAATTAATACAATTTGGACCTCAATTTTCTACTAATATAACTTCTGCCGTTACAGACGATTTTAGTTCAAAAAGTTCCGGAACCGGGATTGGTGTGGCAGGATTTGCGAGAGTAAATTTATTACTTTTTTATGGTCAGGCCGAATTTGGATATACCCAATCAAAATTTAGTGTTTCTCAAACCGGAATTGGCGAAACGCAATATGAAGTAGCCGGAACCGATGCTACCTTGATTGCCGGATTCAAAGTTGTCCCTTTAGGAAAACTGGGAAATATTAGACTTTTTGTCGGTTACAATTGGAAAAACTACTCCAGTATAGATGCCAGCAACAATTTAAACTACATTCCTTTTGAACGCAATAACGGTAGTGTTCTTGGTGGCGTTGGAGTTGATTTATGGAAATTTACACTGGACTACAGGTATCTGGCCGGTCTGACAGATCTGGATGCTTCTAACAGAGAATTAAAAACAGGAATTTCAAATATTTCATTAGGGTATAAATTTCTATAA
- a CDS encoding TolC family protein, translated as MYKFKLQYSIVLGLCLAAVSCKAPQATAETSNKKIVPEAYTNSKDTINTATIPWRDFFKDQNLVQLIDTALKNNQELMITLQEIEIAKNDVRIKKGAYLPTVGVRAGAGVEKVGRYTSQGAGDATTEIKPGKETPDPLGDFVVAAYANWEVDIWKKLRNSKKAAVSRYLSTIEGKNFVVTNLIAEIASSYYELLALDSQLDIVKQNIELQSNALEIVKIQKQAARATELGVQKFQAEVMDSKSKEFVILQQIKETENRINFLVGQYPQEIKRDRNNFLSLLPSTVSSGIPSQLLQNRPDIKQAEMELTAAKLDVKVARAEFYPSLDISAAIGVNAFNPSYLLTFPESLLYSLAGDLAAPLINRNAIKAEFSNANARQLQALYNYDRTVLNAYIEVSNELSKINNLEKSYDLKSKQVAALNTSIDVSNDLFKSARVDYFEVLMTQRDALESKLELIETKKDQLNAAVHVYKDLGGGWK; from the coding sequence ATGTATAAATTTAAGTTACAATATAGTATTGTGTTAGGTCTTTGTCTTGCAGCAGTTAGCTGCAAGGCACCACAGGCCACAGCCGAAACTTCAAATAAAAAGATTGTTCCTGAGGCGTACACTAACAGTAAGGATACAATTAATACCGCTACTATTCCGTGGCGTGATTTCTTTAAAGATCAAAATCTGGTACAGTTGATTGATACGGCGCTGAAAAACAATCAGGAATTAATGATCACTTTGCAGGAAATAGAGATTGCGAAAAACGATGTTCGTATTAAAAAAGGAGCGTATCTACCAACTGTTGGTGTGAGAGCAGGTGCAGGAGTAGAGAAAGTAGGAAGATATACAAGTCAGGGAGCCGGTGATGCCACTACAGAAATCAAACCGGGTAAAGAAACTCCGGATCCGTTAGGTGATTTTGTAGTTGCAGCTTATGCGAATTGGGAAGTAGATATCTGGAAAAAATTGCGAAATTCTAAGAAAGCAGCAGTGAGCCGATATTTGTCAACCATAGAAGGAAAAAATTTCGTAGTTACCAACCTGATTGCAGAGATCGCCAGTTCGTATTATGAATTATTGGCGCTTGACAGTCAGTTGGATATTGTAAAACAAAATATAGAATTGCAATCGAACGCGTTAGAAATTGTAAAAATTCAAAAACAAGCAGCCAGAGCAACTGAATTAGGAGTTCAGAAATTTCAGGCAGAGGTGATGGATTCTAAAAGCAAAGAGTTTGTCATTCTTCAGCAAATAAAAGAGACGGAAAACAGGATTAACTTTTTGGTGGGTCAATATCCACAGGAAATTAAGCGAGATAGAAACAACTTTTTAAGTTTGTTGCCATCAACAGTTAGTTCCGGAATTCCGTCTCAATTATTGCAGAATCGTCCTGACATTAAACAAGCAGAAATGGAGCTTACAGCTGCAAAACTGGATGTAAAAGTAGCACGTGCCGAATTTTATCCGTCTCTGGATATTTCGGCGGCGATAGGTGTAAATGCTTTCAATCCATCCTATTTACTAACGTTTCCGGAATCGTTATTGTATTCTTTAGCAGGAGATCTTGCTGCACCGTTGATCAACAGAAATGCAATCAAAGCAGAGTTCAGTAACGCCAATGCAAGACAACTTCAGGCGTTGTACAATTACGATCGTACGGTTTTGAATGCTTATATTGAAGTTTCGAATGAACTTTCAAAAATTAATAATTTAGAAAAAAGCTACGACTTAAAATCAAAACAAGTAGCGGCTTTAAATACTTCTATCGATGTTTCAAATGACTTATTTAAATCTGCCAGAGTAGATTATTTTGAAGTTCTGATGACACAAAGAGATGCTTTAGAATCTAAATTAGAATTGATAGAAACTAAAAAGGACCAATTAAATGCCGCAGTCCATGTTTACAAAGACTTAGGTGGAGGTTGGAAATAA
- a CDS encoding GNAT family N-acetyltransferase, whose product MEIREIKASQTWKIRHDVMWPNEPFEFVQLAEDDLGLHFGVFTEEKLVSIVSCFISDDEMQFRKLATLEEYQGKGIASELLNYILKLAKEKGLTKVWCNARSHKKAFYEKFGMRDTLKSFSKAGQEFVIMEVVF is encoded by the coding sequence ATGGAAATTAGAGAAATAAAAGCGTCACAAACCTGGAAGATTCGTCATGATGTAATGTGGCCAAACGAGCCTTTTGAATTTGTACAACTGGCAGAGGATGATTTAGGTTTGCATTTTGGAGTCTTTACGGAAGAAAAGTTAGTTTCGATTGTTTCCTGTTTTATTTCCGATGATGAAATGCAGTTTCGAAAATTAGCCACACTCGAAGAATATCAAGGAAAAGGAATCGCTTCTGAGTTGTTAAATTATATCCTGAAACTGGCCAAAGAAAAAGGACTTACAAAGGTGTGGTGCAACGCCCGAAGTCATAAAAAAGCATTCTACGAAAAATTTGGAATGAGAGATACTCTTAAAAGTTTTAGTAAAGCAGGTCAGGAGTTTGTAATAATGGAAGTTGTTTTTTAG
- a CDS encoding ACT domain-containing protein, producing MSGEKDLQKLLKSMKPELNEGEFVFCKIETLDTLNLNDIEMLFREKEAITLILKKEKADELKLEYSVIMSWITLSVHSSLEAIGLTAAFSNALSQKGISCNVVAAFYHDHIFVNKKEAEKAMEVLSMFSNGL from the coding sequence ATGTCCGGAGAAAAAGATTTACAGAAGCTATTAAAAAGCATGAAACCCGAACTTAATGAAGGTGAATTTGTTTTTTGTAAAATTGAAACATTAGACACTCTAAATTTGAATGATATTGAAATGTTATTCAGGGAAAAAGAAGCCATTACATTAATTCTGAAAAAAGAAAAAGCAGATGAATTAAAGTTGGAGTATTCCGTTATTATGTCCTGGATCACACTTTCTGTCCATTCGTCATTGGAGGCGATAGGGTTAACGGCCGCATTTTCTAATGCCCTTTCTCAAAAAGGCATTAGTTGCAATGTCGTTGCGGCATTTTATCACGACCATATCTTTGTCAACAAAAAAGAAGCAGAAAAAGCGATGGAGGTTCTTAGTATGTTTTCAAACGGATTATAG
- a CDS encoding efflux RND transporter periplasmic adaptor subunit has product MKRIVVLTGLVALLCLTSCTSKKEEKEEVEKFTVTNPVKIDTSFTKQYVSQIKSVRNIEIRAQEKGFLQNIYVDEGQFVKAGQILFRIMPKMYEAELLKAQAEQKAAEIELQNTKTLADKNIVSRNEQAVAMSKLQAAKAEVALAKLHLSFTEIRAPFDGTIDRIPLKLGSLIDEGELLTSLSDNSQMFAYFNVSEPEYLQYQTNIKDRADAKVGLVLANGETFKYKGNVELIESEFNNETGNIAFRARFPNTGKLLRNGETGQVQMLVPLKNAIVIPQKATYEIQDKKYVFVVDKSNKVSSKEITITGEIPDLYVVSSGLAENDKILLEGVQKVKENDKIQYEFQAPAKVMNHLRVKAE; this is encoded by the coding sequence ATGAAAAGAATTGTCGTGTTAACAGGCTTAGTTGCCTTGTTGTGCCTTACAAGTTGTACATCAAAAAAAGAAGAAAAAGAAGAAGTTGAAAAGTTTACAGTTACAAATCCTGTAAAAATTGATACTTCATTTACTAAACAGTATGTTTCGCAGATTAAATCGGTTCGAAACATCGAAATACGTGCTCAAGAAAAAGGTTTCCTGCAAAACATCTACGTAGACGAAGGTCAGTTTGTAAAAGCAGGCCAAATTTTATTCAGAATCATGCCTAAAATGTATGAAGCTGAATTACTTAAAGCGCAAGCTGAACAAAAAGCTGCCGAAATAGAATTACAGAATACCAAAACATTAGCAGATAAAAACATCGTTTCCAGAAACGAACAAGCTGTTGCCATGTCTAAACTTCAGGCAGCAAAAGCAGAAGTGGCCCTTGCAAAACTTCATTTGTCTTTTACCGAAATCAGAGCTCCGTTTGACGGAACCATTGACAGAATTCCATTAAAATTAGGAAGCCTTATTGACGAAGGTGAATTATTAACAAGCCTTTCTGACAACAGTCAGATGTTTGCTTATTTTAATGTTTCAGAACCGGAATATCTTCAATATCAAACGAATATTAAAGATCGTGCCGACGCTAAAGTTGGTTTGGTTTTGGCTAATGGGGAAACGTTTAAATACAAAGGGAACGTTGAACTGATCGAAAGTGAGTTTAATAACGAAACAGGAAATATTGCCTTTAGAGCGAGATTCCCTAATACCGGAAAATTGCTTAGAAACGGGGAGACAGGACAAGTTCAAATGCTTGTGCCTCTTAAAAATGCGATTGTGATTCCACAAAAAGCAACCTATGAAATTCAGGATAAAAAATATGTTTTTGTTGTAGATAAAAGCAATAAAGTAAGTTCAAAAGAAATCACCATTACAGGTGAAATCCCTGATTTGTATGTGGTAAGCAGCGGACTTGCTGAAAATGATAAAATTTTACTGGAAGGTGTTCAGAAAGTAAAAGAGAATGATAAAATTCAATATGAATTCCAAGCTCCCGCGAAAGTCATGAATCATTTACGCGTTAAAGCAGAATAG
- a CDS encoding AraC family transcriptional regulator gives MKNNVRHEPYELVLTELVDQSQKSEQTDSFFELVYIVKGNGLQHFADHTFAYQQGHLFLLTPKDSHRLEFEEPTQLFSIRFNTVYLNRTSQQEILRQIEVILKNASHEPGCVLKSDDDKKIVHPLIEAIIREHQTKGLYQKELLTQYINTLLVIVARNVMLSLPEKINDQSDQKVIQILQYVQANIYNPEKLRGEHIGTKFGISESYLGRFFRKHTNETLQQYQTTYKLNLIENRLLHTHMRINEIADEFGFTDKSHLNNMFKKHRGFSPSEYRKMFYGLGGL, from the coding sequence ATGAAAAATAATGTGCGACACGAACCTTATGAATTGGTTCTTACAGAATTAGTAGATCAATCGCAAAAAAGCGAACAAACCGATAGTTTTTTTGAACTTGTATATATTGTAAAGGGAAATGGATTACAACATTTTGCTGACCATACGTTTGCTTATCAACAAGGTCATTTGTTTCTTTTGACTCCAAAGGATTCCCATAGACTGGAGTTTGAAGAACCTACACAATTGTTTTCTATCCGATTTAATACGGTTTATTTGAACAGAACTTCGCAACAGGAAATCCTCAGACAAATAGAAGTGATTCTCAAAAACGCTTCACATGAACCCGGTTGTGTATTAAAAAGCGACGATGATAAAAAGATTGTTCATCCGTTGATAGAGGCCATTATAAGAGAACATCAAACCAAAGGATTGTATCAAAAGGAGTTGCTTACACAATACATCAATACTTTGTTGGTTATCGTGGCCCGAAATGTTATGCTAAGTCTTCCGGAGAAAATAAACGATCAAAGTGATCAGAAAGTGATTCAGATTTTGCAATACGTTCAAGCCAATATTTACAATCCGGAAAAACTCAGAGGGGAGCATATCGGTACCAAATTTGGAATTTCTGAAAGTTATCTGGGGCGTTTTTTTCGCAAGCATACCAATGAAACCTTGCAGCAATATCAAACTACTTATAAACTCAATTTAATTGAAAATCGTTTGTTACACACCCACATGCGTATCAATGAAATTGCAGATGAATTTGGGTTTACCGATAAAAGCCATCTCAACAATATGTTCAAAAAACACAGGGGATTTAGTCCGTCGGAATACCGTAAAATGTTTTATGGATTAGGGGGGCTTTAG
- a CDS encoding DeoR/GlpR family DNA-binding transcription regulator has product MKKEERQKIILDYLSKEHRVTSIELSGFLSVSEDTIRRDLKELSDQGLLKAVRGGAVAPSPIPLHYRKREKHDLENKKIIAEKAISYLKDGQVVFIDGGTTSLALVASFPYDLKLTVVTNSFPVAVLVEDLPNIELIFAGGKMCKISFATASIETIDFFRNFRADICILGICSIHHERGITGVFYEDSLIKQNMIQNSNFVIGISSVEKVETAESYFVCPIKDIDVLVTNISPEDEIFKVYKNAGITIL; this is encoded by the coding sequence ATGAAAAAAGAGGAGCGTCAGAAAATAATTTTAGACTATTTGTCTAAAGAACATCGTGTAACTTCAATAGAATTGAGTGGGTTTCTGAGTGTTTCAGAAGACACTATCAGACGCGATTTAAAAGAACTTTCGGATCAAGGACTTCTAAAGGCTGTTCGTGGGGGTGCTGTTGCTCCTTCTCCAATTCCGCTGCATTATCGAAAAAGAGAAAAACACGATCTTGAAAACAAAAAAATTATTGCCGAAAAAGCGATCTCCTATCTTAAAGACGGGCAAGTTGTGTTTATTGATGGCGGAACTACCTCGTTGGCTTTAGTGGCGAGTTTTCCTTATGATTTGAAATTAACGGTCGTTACTAATAGTTTTCCCGTAGCAGTGTTGGTTGAGGATTTACCTAATATTGAATTAATCTTTGCCGGAGGAAAAATGTGTAAAATCTCTTTTGCAACGGCCAGTATTGAAACGATAGATTTCTTCAGAAATTTCAGGGCAGATATTTGCATTTTGGGAATCTGCAGTATCCATCATGAACGAGGTATTACAGGAGTTTTTTATGAAGATTCTCTAATTAAACAGAATATGATTCAAAACTCTAATTTTGTAATAGGCATAAGTTCTGTTGAAAAAGTAGAAACCGCCGAATCTTATTTTGTCTGTCCGATTAAAGACATTGATGTACTGGTTACCAATATTTCTCCGGAGGATGAGATTTTTAAAGTGTACAAAAATGCCGGTATCACGATTCTTTAA